A single Syntrophorhabdaceae bacterium DNA region contains:
- a CDS encoding Fic family protein, with translation MTTYIYDLPSWPDFHWDPNILAPKLARVRYKQGELIGRMKCLGFGLRDEAVLHTLTLDVVKSSEIEGENLDAGQVRSSVARHLGMDAGGLPRPSRDVDGVVEMMLDATQKYDQPLTKERLFAWHASLFPTGRSGLYAIKAGAWRDDKSGPMQVHSGPIGRERVHFQGLPAGRIEAEMARFMEWFNNDDGNDLVLRSCIAHLWFVTIHPFEDGNGRIVRALMDMLLARSEKSPRRFYSMSAQIRTERPEYYAGLEAAQQGDLNITTRLDWFLDTLSAALDGAGNTLSRVLKKADFWEKYAQEPFNPRQRVVLNKLLENFEGKLTAVKWGKLTKKSADTALRDITDLVERGILVKDPGGGRSTSYSLNFRYHSEDRNTLLSDNRDETPS, from the coding sequence ATGACAACTTATATTTACGATCTACCATCCTGGCCGGACTTTCATTGGGACCCGAATATTTTGGCTCCTAAATTAGCTCGCGTCCGATACAAGCAAGGCGAATTGATCGGGAGGATGAAATGTCTCGGTTTTGGGCTCCGGGATGAGGCTGTTCTTCACACGCTCACTCTTGATGTGGTTAAATCGAGCGAAATCGAAGGGGAGAATCTGGACGCAGGGCAGGTGCGATCCTCTGTCGCACGTCATTTGGGAATGGATGCGGGAGGATTGCCGCGTCCCTCCAGAGATGTCGACGGTGTGGTGGAGATGATGCTCGACGCCACCCAAAAGTACGACCAGCCTTTAACTAAGGAAAGACTTTTTGCATGGCATGCCTCGCTCTTCCCCACCGGTCGAAGCGGGTTGTATGCAATTAAGGCGGGTGCGTGGCGAGATGATAAATCCGGTCCGATGCAGGTTCATTCCGGCCCGATCGGTCGTGAGCGGGTTCATTTTCAGGGTCTGCCGGCCGGCCGTATAGAAGCCGAGATGGCAAGATTCATGGAATGGTTCAATAATGACGACGGGAATGACCTTGTGCTACGATCATGCATCGCCCATCTATGGTTTGTCACCATCCATCCCTTTGAAGACGGCAACGGACGCATTGTCCGGGCGCTCATGGATATGCTTTTGGCGAGGTCAGAGAAAAGTCCCCGTCGTTTCTACAGCATGTCGGCCCAAATCAGAACCGAAAGGCCAGAATATTACGCCGGTCTGGAAGCTGCACAACAGGGCGATTTGAACATCACGACGAGGCTGGATTGGTTTTTGGATACCCTCAGTGCGGCTCTCGACGGCGCGGGCAACACCCTCTCCCGGGTCTTAAAAAAGGCTGATTTTTGGGAAAAATATGCTCAGGAACCATTTAACCCTCGTCAAAGGGTGGTTCTCAATAAGTTGTTGGAAAACTTTGAAGGAAAGCTCACCGCGGTAAAGTGGGGAAAACTGACGAAGAAATCTGCGGATACCGCATTACGCGATATCACCGATCTGGTAGAACGGGGAATTCTGGTTAAAGATCCCGGCGGTGGAAGAAGCACCAGTTATTCACTGAATTTTCGATATCACTCCGAAGATCGGAATACGCTATTATCGGACAATCGGGACGAAACTCCTTCCTGA
- a CDS encoding PAS domain S-box protein translates to MRKRLVELERLAAEHEDTVETLTRCQEEYRVILENTLDAIFLTDPTANGKILFANQEARRMFGFIEEEIVEGDRDTIFDTGDPRLADMLKARERGETFRGDLTCKRKDGTLFPGEWSSSTFKNRKGHPRAVTVVRDMTEQKRAEELLRQANKRYQTTMETISDGFVSFDKEWRYTYINEAASRLLGYPREELIGQNPWEAFPESPHLAFYTQFTHACNKGTPVHFEEYYPSPLNRWFECHCYPEPEGLSVYFRDITDRKGIEEVLQRAHDELDLKVKERTAELSKAYDALRAETEERRRMGEQLQQAQKMEAIGTLSGGIAHDFNNILGGIIGFTEMVMEDTPPDNPSYRHLELILKSGLRARDLVRQILAFSRKTEQKREPVSLSPLVSETLKLLRASMPTTIRITVNIDVKSDTVLASPSELQQIVMNLSTNAAYAMKDAGGELEVTLAEREVTSGPIPAPGPYVELAVRDTGTGIDHAVMTRIFEPFFTTKEVGQGTGMGLSVVYGIVKSLNGDISVESAPGIGSTFRVLLPRIAETVSHEVVHEIPRGKERILFVDDEEVLAELGKGVLERLGYSVTAITDSREALEVFSKTPSEFDLVLTDQTMPWIAGITLAQELLKIRGDVPIILATGHSDSVSAEKANDMGIREYLMKPLVRQELAIAVRRVLDAKAKK, encoded by the coding sequence ATGCGGAAGAGACTTGTCGAACTGGAGAGACTCGCAGCCGAGCATGAAGACACGGTAGAGACGCTTACGCGGTGCCAGGAAGAATATCGCGTCATTTTAGAGAACACCCTCGATGCGATCTTTCTTACTGATCCAACTGCCAACGGAAAGATACTATTTGCAAACCAGGAAGCGCGCCGGATGTTCGGTTTTATCGAAGAAGAGATAGTGGAAGGGGATCGGGACACTATTTTCGATACCGGTGATCCCCGCCTGGCGGATATGCTTAAGGCACGTGAACGCGGAGAGACGTTCAGGGGAGACTTGACCTGTAAACGCAAAGACGGCACCCTTTTCCCCGGGGAGTGGTCTTCCAGCACGTTCAAGAATAGGAAAGGCCATCCGAGGGCAGTTACAGTCGTGCGGGACATGACGGAGCAGAAACGGGCAGAGGAGTTACTAAGACAAGCAAACAAGAGATACCAGACGACCATGGAGACCATCTCGGACGGCTTCGTCTCCTTCGACAAAGAATGGCGCTATACATACATTAACGAGGCGGCATCGAGACTTCTCGGATATCCACGAGAGGAACTGATCGGACAAAACCCCTGGGAGGCCTTTCCCGAATCACCGCACCTGGCGTTCTACACCCAGTTTACCCACGCCTGCAACAAGGGCACGCCGGTTCACTTTGAAGAGTATTATCCCTCCCCGCTCAACCGCTGGTTTGAATGCCACTGCTACCCGGAACCGGAAGGCCTTTCCGTCTATTTCCGGGATATAACTGATCGCAAGGGGATAGAGGAAGTCCTCCAAAGGGCCCATGATGAACTTGACTTAAAGGTAAAGGAGCGTACCGCGGAGCTGAGTAAGGCATACGACGCCCTCAGGGCCGAGACAGAGGAGCGCCGCAGGATGGGGGAACAGCTGCAGCAGGCGCAAAAGATGGAGGCCATCGGCACTCTCTCGGGGGGAATTGCCCATGACTTCAACAATATCCTCGGCGGCATCATCGGCTTCACGGAGATGGTTATGGAGGACACACCGCCCGATAATCCCTCGTACCGCCACTTGGAGCTTATACTCAAGAGCGGGCTCAGGGCTCGCGACCTTGTGAGGCAAATCCTTGCATTCAGCCGCAAGACGGAGCAGAAGAGGGAACCCGTCTCTCTCTCGCCGCTGGTCTCGGAAACGCTGAAACTACTCAGGGCATCCATGCCCACCACCATAAGAATCACGGTGAATATCGACGTAAAATCAGATACGGTCCTTGCAAGCCCTTCCGAACTGCAGCAGATCGTAATGAACCTCTCCACCAATGCCGCATACGCCATGAAGGATGCGGGCGGTGAGTTAGAGGTAACGCTTGCCGAGAGAGAGGTCACGTCCGGCCCCATACCTGCTCCCGGACCATACGTTGAGCTTGCCGTAAGAGATACGGGGACAGGCATTGACCACGCGGTAATGACAAGGATATTCGAACCCTTCTTTACCACGAAGGAAGTGGGTCAGGGAACCGGCATGGGACTCTCCGTTGTCTACGGGATCGTGAAGAGCTTAAACGGCGATATCAGCGTCGAGAGCGCGCCCGGAATCGGCTCCACATTCCGGGTTCTCCTCCCCAGGATTGCAGAAACGGTATCTCACGAAGTCGTTCACGAGATCCCGCGAGGCAAGGAGCGTATTCTTTTCGTCGATGACGAGGAGGTTTTGGCGGAATTGGGCAAAGGCGTGCTCGAACGGCTCGGCTATAGCGTAACTGCCATAACGGACAGCAGGGAAGCGCTTGAAGTTTTTTCGAAAACGCCATCGGAGTTCGATCTTGTGCTCACGGACCAGACAATGCCCTGGATCGCGGGGATCACCTTGGCACAAGAACTCCTCAAAATACGAGGCGACGTACCCATTATCCTCGCCACCGGGCACAGCGATTCCGTCTCGGCGGAAAAAGCGAATGACATGGGGATCAGGGAATACCTAATGAAGCCTCTCGTCAGGCAGGAACTGGCTATTGCGGTCCGTCGCGTATTGGATGCGAAGGCAAAAAAATGA